The sequence AGTATTGCTGTTGCCGTTGAAAGAATTCGAACTGTTATCCGTTCTTGCATCCAAGCCGAATCATGTATTTGAGAGAGATTTACTCATTGAACGTGTGTGGGGCTTTGACTATGAAGGGGATGAACAGACATTGAATGTGCATATTAAACGGCTGCGCGATAAGCTTGAAGGTCTTCCTGAATCGATTAAAATTTCGACCGTGAGAGGCGTCGGGTATAAGCTCGAGGTCACTTCATGAGGTCTTTGTATGGGAAATTCCTGACCTTTACAATCGGGATTATGCTAGTGAGCGCAATTCTTGCTTTTCTCGTCGTCAATACATATTATCATCAGCAATTAAAAGGACGGAACGATAATAAAAATATGAATATCGCGCTGTCAATTGCCTCCTATATTGAATCGGACGAACATGCGGACATTGAAATTTTTTTTCAGACACAAGCAGATGCGGGCTACAAAATCTTTGTGGTGAATGAAGACGGGGAAGAGTTCAGATTTGGAGCACCGTTCCGTCTGCAGAATCTCAGTATGGCTTCGGTTCAAGGCGTATTGGATGGACAACCGTATCACGGGATGCGTGATTTGAAAACTGAGACGTTCATGACAGGGTTCTTTTCCGATGAACTAGCAAATACAGTCGGTGTGCCGTTCACGTACGGAGGAACGACTTATGCGCTGTTTATGCGCCCCGATATCAAACTGCTGTTTACGGAAGTGCATTACTTATTAGGTGGGATGGTTATCGTAATGGCGATCGTCAGCCTATTGTCGATGCTCATTGTTGCCAAGAAGTTGATAGAGCCGATTACGGAATTGACGATGGCAGCAAAAAGGGTCGGTGAGGAGCAGTTTACCGGAACACTCGATATTAATCGGAAAGATGAAATTGGACAATTGGCGCAAAGCTTTCAAAGGATGACGGAAAAGTTAAGTGAAAACGACCGAATCCGAAAAGAATTTATTAGTGATGTGTCCCATGATTTCCAATCACCATTGCTCAATATTAAAGGGTACGCTGATTTGCTGATGAATAAAGAGCTTTCGGAGGAGAAGCGGCAAAATTATGCGAAAGTCATCCAATCCGAAACGGAGCGGCTCTCATTACTGACGAAACAGTTATTGTTGCTGACGTCCCTTGACCAATTGGAGTCACCTTTACAACCGAAGCGCTTCAGTCTAAATCAACAAATCTCGGATATTATCCGCA is a genomic window of Sporosarcina oncorhynchi containing:
- a CDS encoding sensor histidine kinase, yielding MRSLYGKFLTFTIGIMLVSAILAFLVVNTYYHQQLKGRNDNKNMNIALSIASYIESDEHADIEIFFQTQADAGYKIFVVNEDGEEFRFGAPFRLQNLSMASVQGVLDGQPYHGMRDLKTETFMTGFFSDELANTVGVPFTYGGTTYALFMRPDIKLLFTEVHYLLGGMVIVMAIVSLLSMLIVAKKLIEPITELTMAAKRVGEEQFTGTLDINRKDEIGQLAQSFQRMTEKLSENDRIRKEFISDVSHDFQSPLLNIKGYADLLMNKELSEEKRQNYAKVIQSETERLSLLTKQLLLLTSLDQLESPLQPKRFSLNQQISDIIRKYRWLLEEKQMSLTMELDEVDFTGDPAFLEKVWENLLSNALKYTQKDGEIDIRLRDYPNHIEVKVKDSGIGIAEEHVNRLFDRFYRVDTSRTQEIEGTGLGLAIVRQVVQLHDGDVKVVSKAGEGTTFTVILPKL